The DNA window TAACACAAGATCCTTAGATTGCTGCAGCGCGTCGCGCGCAGAAACGTGAAGATCAGACTCCATGACTTCCGCTACCAAACGGATCGACTTCGAGAAGTCGTCCAGATCGAGCAGGCGGAACGACATTGGCGAGAAGTACGACGCCAGATTCGTGCATCCCCAATAGAGTGGGAACGTCTTGGCTAACAAGGGATCTGCGAGCTTTTCGGTCCAGTAGTCCGGTTCGGACGAGTTCTCGATCGCGATATGGTACCGGTATTGGGCAAGTGCATCCCATTTGTCAGGAATTGGCTCAAATCCTGATCCGAACACGTCAATGTCCTCCTTTAACTGGGCCTTCAACGCTTTCACGAACTCCAAACGGCGGCGATGCCCAGCCAGCAGCACTTTGTTGGAACAGACAACCGACAGCTTCCGCGACTTTACAGGGTCTGCGGCCCGAAGTGCGTCGTAGTCGAGGGACACGTTCTGTTGACCGTGCCCACCACTAATGCCAACCCACCAAGGAATCATCG is part of the Humisphaera borealis genome and encodes:
- a CDS encoding glycosyltransferase family 10 domain-containing protein, coding for MSTQVFLSVNSNHPVARQTPASAGRWGDTYFRSDLQDASCDYWVVFESAGKHRKTLECRSGHAVFVTGEPMALRSYPPGYLRQFSTVVTCRTDIRHPHVIRCQPMIPWWVGISGGHGQQNVSLDYDALRAADPVKSRKLSVVCSNKVLLAGHRRRLEFVKALKAQLKEDIDVFGSGFEPIPDKWDALAQYRYHIAIENSSEPDYWTEKLADPLLAKTFPLYWGCTNLASYFSPMSFRLLDLDDFSKSIRLVAEVMESDLHVSARDALQQSKDLVLNKYNLYPEVCRLISNLPAKRPREFTIRPEAEFVSGKVARVISRIRRSVRRVVRPKEY